A portion of the Ferrimonas lipolytica genome contains these proteins:
- a CDS encoding class I SAM-dependent methyltransferase, protein MNSTDSFYQTNADTLNSQYGSVPFEKAHSNWQGHWPRSGMRILDVGAGNGRDAQWMASQDCSVIALEPNTAMRQHGQRNTKQLEHGSVQWLDDRLPELSKAIALGMQFDLILVSAVWMHLADSSRERAFRKLAKLLAANGKLVITLRHGEFTDGRVAYPVSVAQIERLAKDQALRVNHKSELSQDTLGRSEVQWQTVVLSLPDDGSGDLTRVRHIIVNDSKSATYKLALLRTLLRVADAHSGAVIERHDNKVVLPLGLIALYWLKQFKRLVDDGQLQQHSNPNTSLGFVKSGWQKLQHLKADDFAIGALFFDEQALALQQALGDIISTIKAGPVAYTYDGNNKANTYFQVERHRRSRSTTTVIDQPFLASFGYFVLPESLWDCMRLYHSWIEPLVVNQWINEMRGYQRNREREQRQQINLEFYYRHLAWLDAHHNTNEVRKRVTKLEQQGQLIHSVWSGKPLTPKQRHIDHCLPFAYWPNNDFWNLLPSSDQENSTKSARVPTQYRLNASQDRILNWWQLAYSDEGLQRCFFQQAVLSLPNLAIECTEFGAVFDAMSLQIQGVKSRLMIGEW, encoded by the coding sequence TTGAATAGTACCGATTCCTTCTATCAGACCAACGCCGATACCCTCAACAGTCAATATGGCAGCGTCCCCTTTGAAAAAGCGCATAGCAATTGGCAAGGACACTGGCCACGTTCAGGCATGAGGATCTTAGATGTCGGCGCAGGCAATGGCCGCGATGCGCAGTGGATGGCAAGCCAAGATTGCAGTGTTATTGCGCTTGAGCCTAATACAGCAATGCGCCAACACGGCCAGCGTAACACTAAACAACTTGAGCACGGCTCAGTGCAATGGTTGGACGATCGTCTTCCTGAGCTCAGCAAAGCAATTGCGTTAGGGATGCAGTTCGATCTTATTTTAGTCAGCGCGGTGTGGATGCACCTTGCCGATAGCAGTCGCGAACGGGCGTTTCGAAAATTGGCCAAACTCCTAGCAGCTAACGGTAAATTGGTTATCACCCTGCGCCATGGCGAGTTTACCGATGGTCGGGTTGCCTATCCGGTCTCCGTTGCTCAAATTGAGCGCCTAGCGAAAGACCAAGCTCTGCGGGTAAACCACAAGAGCGAACTATCTCAAGATACGCTTGGACGCAGTGAAGTGCAGTGGCAAACCGTGGTATTGAGCTTGCCTGACGATGGCAGCGGTGATCTCACCCGTGTCCGCCATATCATCGTCAATGACAGTAAATCCGCTACTTATAAATTGGCGCTGTTACGCACCTTATTACGAGTTGCAGATGCTCATTCCGGCGCAGTAATTGAGCGTCATGACAATAAGGTAGTGTTGCCACTGGGACTGATTGCACTGTATTGGTTAAAGCAGTTCAAACGTTTGGTTGATGATGGTCAATTGCAACAACACAGTAACCCCAATACCAGTTTGGGGTTTGTTAAGTCCGGCTGGCAAAAGCTACAGCACCTTAAAGCCGATGATTTTGCAATTGGGGCGCTGTTTTTTGACGAGCAAGCTCTCGCGCTTCAACAAGCATTAGGCGACATCATCAGCACCATCAAGGCTGGTCCTGTCGCCTATACGTACGACGGCAACAACAAAGCCAACACCTACTTCCAAGTTGAGCGCCATCGACGCTCACGTTCAACCACCACGGTAATTGACCAACCGTTTCTGGCCAGCTTTGGCTACTTTGTGCTGCCAGAATCGCTGTGGGACTGTATGCGCCTATACCATAGCTGGATAGAACCATTGGTGGTGAACCAATGGATTAATGAGATGCGCGGCTATCAACGCAATCGTGAACGCGAACAACGACAACAGATTAATTTAGAGTTTTACTATCGCCACCTGGCTTGGCTTGATGCCCACCACAATACCAATGAGGTTCGAAAACGAGTAACCAAACTCGAACAGCAAGGCCAACTCATCCACAGTGTTTGGAGCGGTAAACCACTGACACCCAAGCAGCGTCATATCGATCACTGCTTACCTTTTGCTTACTGGCCAAATAACGATTTTTGGAACTTATTACCTAGCAGCGACCAAGAGAACAGCACTAAATCAGCCCGCGTACCAACTCAATATCGCCTCAATGCCAGCCAAGACCGTATTCTCAATTGGTGGCAACTGGCTTATTCCGATGAGGGTTTGCAGCGATGTTTTTTCCAGCAAGCCGTATTATCACTGCCAAATCTTGCCATTGAATGCACGGAGTTCGGTGCTGTCTTTGATGCGATGAGCTTACAGATACAAGGGGTTAAAAGTCGCTTGATGATAGGAGAGTGGTAA
- a CDS encoding OmpA family protein has protein sequence MKLRTTAAMLCVAMLAGCATTDPYTGEQKTSNTTKGAVGGALAGAVIGMATSSKSDRGKGALIGAVAGGAIGGGVGNYMDKQETELRNKLAGTGVSVKRTGDNIQLVLPNTLTFASGQSDLQYAAVNTLSGVAMVLAEYDKTRLEISGHTDSTGGADLNQRLSIARAESVAAELTRQGVASYRVSTAGYGPLRPVATNDTTAGRAANRRVEILLIPTP, from the coding sequence ATGAAGTTACGTACTACTGCAGCCATGTTATGTGTGGCGATGCTGGCCGGTTGTGCCACTACCGATCCATACACTGGCGAACAGAAAACATCGAATACCACTAAAGGAGCCGTTGGTGGCGCTCTGGCCGGTGCGGTAATTGGCATGGCAACCTCATCTAAAAGCGACCGTGGTAAAGGCGCTTTGATTGGTGCAGTAGCCGGTGGCGCTATTGGTGGCGGTGTCGGCAATTACATGGATAAGCAAGAAACCGAGCTACGGAATAAGCTGGCAGGCACTGGTGTAAGCGTTAAGCGTACCGGTGACAACATCCAGTTGGTGCTGCCAAACACCCTCACCTTCGCTTCTGGCCAATCGGATCTACAGTACGCCGCAGTTAACACTCTGTCTGGGGTTGCTATGGTACTGGCGGAATACGACAAGACTCGTTTAGAGATCTCTGGTCACACCGACAGCACCGGTGGCGCCGATCTAAACCAGCGGTTGTCTATCGCACGCGCTGAATCAGTCGCTGCTGAGCTCACTCGCCAAGGCGTTGCAAGCTATCGTGTAAGCACTGCTGGTTACGGCCCACTACGCCCAGTAGCAACTAATGACACTACAGCCGGTCGCGCTGCTAACCGTCGTGTTGAGATCCTGTTGATCCCAACGCCATAA
- the pepF gene encoding oligoendopeptidase F translates to MKKTLIALSATLAIFGNAQAQVTLPESPNWNLIPIYQNWNAWQQHKAEINNQLGDIKQFQGKLDNSEQLLAAITHYFEMTKQLTRLNNYTSLNADTDLRNSDNTGRRAEIRMIYNQFSQNASFINPELIAIGQAKVDAMIAEQPALAAYRFPLQRILDGAAHTLSAESEQLLASMGTMANGASTTFGTFVNAELPWQTIEVDGKEQPLNPSLYGKLRVSEDRATRQQAFDTFFGSLNNYRRTLASTLNSQVNNDVFYAKARNYPNALAASVADDNIPEDVYRQLVKTTNDNLPTFHRYLKLRQRMLGLEEQSYYDIYAPLGDSSMEFPIDKGVQMMMDSLAPMGEDYTSRIAKGLEDGWMDTYPTTGKRLGAYMSGSTYDVHPYVLMNYNDNYSEVRTLTHEWGHAIHSVYSNEAQPWQTSGYSIYVAEIASTFQEHLLAKYVKETTTDDDARLYYLGQTLEGIRGTFFRQTMFAEFELAIHESVEAGKPLSDTRINEIYLDLLRRYHGHDEGIMKIDEAYAIEWAYVPHFYYNFYVYQYATSIAASAQFAEDVLESKPAYDKYLTMLKSGGNAYPHDIVKTAGVDLASPEPYEALMRKMNDIMDEMEAILKKQGK, encoded by the coding sequence ATGAAAAAAACGCTCATCGCCCTATCAGCAACCTTAGCCATATTTGGCAACGCTCAAGCACAGGTAACCTTGCCAGAAAGCCCAAATTGGAATCTGATCCCGATTTACCAAAACTGGAATGCATGGCAACAGCATAAAGCTGAGATCAACAACCAGCTGGGTGACATCAAGCAATTTCAAGGCAAACTGGACAACAGCGAGCAGTTGTTGGCTGCCATCACTCATTACTTTGAGATGACCAAGCAGCTAACTCGCCTTAATAACTACACCAGTTTGAATGCCGATACCGATCTTCGTAACTCCGACAACACCGGTCGTCGTGCTGAAATCCGCATGATATACAACCAGTTCAGCCAGAACGCCAGCTTCATCAACCCTGAGCTTATTGCTATTGGCCAAGCCAAAGTGGATGCGATGATTGCGGAGCAACCGGCGCTGGCAGCGTACCGTTTCCCACTGCAACGCATACTTGACGGCGCAGCACATACCTTGAGTGCTGAGTCAGAGCAGTTACTGGCGTCTATGGGTACCATGGCCAATGGTGCTTCCACTACCTTTGGAACCTTTGTTAACGCCGAATTACCGTGGCAAACCATTGAGGTTGATGGCAAGGAGCAACCACTTAACCCATCGTTGTACGGCAAGTTGCGAGTAAGTGAAGATCGCGCTACTCGGCAGCAAGCATTCGATACCTTCTTCGGCAGCCTAAACAACTACCGTCGCACCTTGGCATCTACCTTAAACAGCCAAGTAAACAACGATGTGTTCTACGCTAAAGCGCGTAATTACCCGAACGCCCTCGCCGCTTCTGTTGCCGACGACAACATCCCAGAAGATGTGTACCGCCAGCTGGTAAAAACCACCAACGACAACCTGCCTACCTTCCACCGTTATCTGAAACTGCGCCAACGTATGTTGGGACTGGAAGAACAGAGTTATTACGACATCTATGCGCCGTTGGGTGACAGCTCGATGGAGTTTCCTATCGACAAAGGCGTGCAAATGATGATGGACTCGCTGGCACCGATGGGCGAAGACTACACCAGCCGCATTGCCAAGGGTTTGGAAGATGGCTGGATGGACACCTACCCAACCACCGGTAAGCGTTTGGGCGCCTACATGAGCGGCAGCACTTACGATGTGCATCCTTATGTCTTGATGAACTACAACGACAACTACTCAGAAGTACGAACCCTAACGCATGAATGGGGCCATGCCATTCACTCGGTATACAGCAACGAAGCGCAGCCATGGCAGACCTCTGGCTACTCTATCTACGTCGCTGAAATTGCCTCAACCTTCCAAGAGCACTTGTTAGCGAAGTACGTAAAAGAAACCACCACCGACGACGATGCACGCCTGTACTATTTAGGCCAAACGCTGGAAGGGATTCGCGGTACCTTCTTCCGTCAAACCATGTTTGCTGAGTTTGAACTGGCTATTCACGAGTCCGTTGAAGCCGGTAAGCCACTGTCTGATACACGCATCAACGAGATCTACCTAGATTTGCTGCGCCGCTACCACGGCCACGATGAAGGCATCATGAAGATCGACGAAGCCTACGCCATCGAATGGGCCTACGTGCCGCACTTCTATTACAACTTCTACGTCTACCAGTATGCCACCAGCATCGCTGCATCGGCTCAGTTTGCTGAAGACGTACTTGAGAGTAAGCCAGCCTACGACAAGTACCTAACCATGCTAAAATCTGGTGGTAATGCTTACCCACACGACATCGTTAAAACCGCTGGCGTAGATCTGGCCAGCCCAGAACCATACGAAGCCTTGATGCGCAAAATGAATGACATCATGGATGAGATGGAAGCCATCTTGAAGAAGCAGGGTAAGTAA
- a CDS encoding YebC/PmpR family DNA-binding transcriptional regulator: MGRSFEVRKASMAKTAGAKTKVYSKYSKEIYVVAKNGSPDPEANMSLRSLIERAKKEQVPSHVIDKAIAKAVGGAGEDYEAMRYEGFGPGNIMVIVDCLTDNNKRTFTEVRQAFVKNDAKLGGPGTVAHMFDHQAIFAFAGDDEDGILEILMMDDVDVTDVEVEDGMTSVFAPHTEYFKVKTSLTNAMPEIKFEMEEITFAPQTYTKIEGEDVAAFEKFLAVLEDCDDVQNVYHNAEM; the protein is encoded by the coding sequence ATGGGACGCAGTTTCGAAGTTCGTAAGGCCTCTATGGCCAAGACCGCTGGTGCAAAAACCAAGGTCTACTCCAAGTACTCTAAAGAGATCTACGTTGTTGCCAAAAACGGCAGCCCAGATCCAGAAGCCAACATGTCGTTGCGCAGCTTGATTGAACGCGCGAAGAAGGAACAGGTTCCTTCACACGTGATCGACAAGGCCATCGCTAAAGCTGTTGGCGGTGCCGGTGAAGATTACGAAGCGATGCGTTACGAAGGTTTCGGCCCAGGTAACATCATGGTTATCGTTGATTGCTTAACCGACAACAACAAACGTACCTTCACCGAAGTTCGCCAAGCGTTCGTTAAGAACGACGCTAAACTAGGCGGCCCAGGTACTGTGGCACACATGTTCGATCATCAAGCCATCTTCGCCTTCGCCGGCGACGATGAAGATGGGATCCTTGAGATCCTGATGATGGACGATGTTGACGTAACCGATGTGGAAGTTGAAGACGGCATGACGTCTGTATTCGCACCACATACCGAGTACTTCAAAGTGAAAACCTCACTGACCAACGCCATGCCTGAGATTAAGTTTGAGATGGAAGAGATCACCTTCGCACCGCAAACCTACACCAAGATTGAAGGCGAAGATGTGGCAGCCTTTGAGAAGTTCTTGGCCGTGTTAGAAGATTGCGACGACGTCCAGAACGTTTATCACAACGCTGAAATGTAA
- a CDS encoding ribonuclease E inhibitor RraB, protein MSFPNDANGELLELMQDEGIDLSESYMLDFYVVFASEEQAQAGAERVGREFDGAGLFVNFSDEAQMWELRLQTEMVPEHAKITAIEELLNKLCKQFKGKTDGWGMLEPEDEMEDDLDD, encoded by the coding sequence ATGTCTTTTCCAAACGATGCCAATGGCGAACTGCTTGAATTGATGCAAGACGAAGGGATCGATCTAAGCGAAAGCTACATGCTCGATTTTTACGTAGTGTTTGCTTCAGAAGAGCAAGCACAAGCCGGTGCTGAACGTGTCGGCCGAGAGTTTGATGGCGCAGGGCTGTTTGTAAACTTCTCTGATGAAGCACAAATGTGGGAACTGCGTTTGCAAACCGAGATGGTACCAGAGCACGCTAAGATCACCGCAATTGAAGAGCTGCTAAACAAACTGTGCAAGCAGTTTAAGGGCAAAACCGACGGCTGGGGCATGCTCGAGCCAGAAGATGAGATGGAAGATGATCTCGACGACTAA
- a CDS encoding DEAD/DEAH box helicase has protein sequence MHFSELALDKRLLTTVEHLGFTQATEIQQKAIPAAVAGKDLLASSRTGSGKTLAYLLPALQRVIKSRALSKKDPRVLILAPTRELAKQVYGQLRLVVSNTPYKSELILGGEDFNLQSKALARDPHFVVATPGRLADHLEHGHLYLKGLELLILDEADRMLDLGFDKQLKAISKAADHRKRQTLLFSATLDHAQVNNFAADMLDSPLRIRIDNEAQVHADINHRFIFSDHLDHKEAQLKALFERQDFTQLIVFTATRGDTDRLATKIAEWGYTTLALSGDLNQGQRNGIMQDFAAGKAQILITTDVASRGLDIARVSHVINFDLPKHSEEYVHRVGRTGRAGAKGDALSLVGPKDWLNFKALEGFLSQTLAFEAIPDLQAKFKGFKIKKEKAAPKAKAAPKAKAMAKVKTGPKKVQKKILKEVGDAPMMVRKRPMKPDLDTSKDLDD, from the coding sequence TTGCACTTTTCTGAGCTGGCGTTAGACAAACGCCTGTTAACTACCGTTGAGCACTTGGGTTTTACTCAGGCGACTGAAATTCAGCAAAAAGCCATTCCTGCCGCTGTTGCAGGTAAAGATCTGCTGGCCTCATCTCGTACCGGCTCCGGTAAAACGTTGGCGTACTTACTGCCGGCGTTGCAACGGGTTATTAAGTCCAGAGCGCTATCAAAGAAAGACCCGCGAGTGTTGATCCTCGCGCCGACGCGAGAGCTGGCGAAGCAGGTTTATGGTCAGTTGCGCTTGGTGGTGTCGAACACCCCGTACAAATCTGAGCTCATCCTTGGCGGTGAGGATTTCAACCTGCAGAGCAAAGCGTTAGCTCGAGACCCTCACTTTGTGGTAGCGACTCCTGGCCGTTTAGCTGATCACCTTGAGCACGGTCACCTGTACCTAAAAGGACTCGAACTGCTGATTCTCGATGAAGCAGATCGAATGCTGGACCTGGGTTTTGACAAGCAGCTTAAAGCGATTAGCAAAGCCGCTGATCACCGTAAGCGCCAAACCTTGTTGTTTTCAGCGACCTTGGATCATGCCCAAGTAAACAACTTCGCCGCTGATATGCTTGATTCGCCGCTGCGGATCCGTATTGATAACGAAGCGCAGGTGCACGCAGACATCAACCATCGCTTTATCTTCTCCGATCACCTCGATCATAAAGAAGCGCAGTTAAAAGCGTTGTTTGAGCGGCAAGACTTCACTCAGTTGATCGTATTTACTGCCACACGCGGTGATACCGATCGCTTGGCAACCAAAATTGCGGAGTGGGGTTACACTACCTTAGCGCTTTCAGGTGATCTGAATCAGGGCCAACGTAACGGTATCATGCAGGACTTTGCTGCTGGTAAAGCCCAGATCCTGATCACCACTGATGTTGCTAGTCGTGGTTTAGATATCGCGCGGGTATCGCATGTCATTAACTTTGATTTGCCAAAGCACTCTGAAGAGTACGTTCACCGTGTTGGTCGTACCGGTCGTGCCGGTGCTAAAGGTGACGCGCTGTCTTTGGTGGGCCCAAAAGATTGGCTTAACTTTAAGGCATTGGAAGGCTTCTTGAGCCAAACCTTAGCATTTGAAGCTATCCCAGATCTGCAGGCCAAGTTTAAAGGCTTTAAGATCAAAAAAGAGAAAGCGGCTCCGAAAGCAAAGGCTGCACCAAAAGCAAAAGCGATGGCGAAAGTGAAGACTGGGCCGAAGAAGGTGCAGAAGAAGATCTTGAAAGAGGTGGGGGATGCGCCAATGATGGTACGCAAACGCCCAATGAAGCCAGATCTGGATACCAGTAAAGATCTCGACGATTAA
- a CDS encoding DASS family sodium-coupled anion symporter encodes MPPSATPDLVAAIRIDNNRFDRQGVIFIFAVLLLAAMVAWLPYEPSINKGLGLLVFAAILWLSQAIHITTTALLVPVLAILMGVTDTTAALANFSNPIIFLFFGGFALAAALHAQGIDKRMAAKVVNLSGGKTLNACVLMFGVTGVLSMWISNTATAAIMLPLALGMLSQLDPKEHARTYLFVLLGCAYSANIGGIGTLVGSPPNAIAAAQVGLDFVGWMKFGLVAMVLLWPLVISAMYFLIRPDLSTRFEFRADTAPMSSSAKLTLLVFLVTVCLWVFSKPLNTALGGIAKFDTIVALAAAVALGVLRLVSWKQIEGRTDWGVLLLFGGGLTLSGVLKGTGTSVFLANQLFEIFGSSHMALLTLVIILFVVMLTEFASNTASAALLVPVFASIAEVLGVSPVILAVLIGISASCAFMLPVATPPNAIMYGSGYIEQKQMMRIGLVLNLICVVVLYLLSQLYW; translated from the coding sequence ATGCCGCCATCCGCGACACCTGATCTGGTTGCTGCTATACGCATCGACAACAATCGATTTGATCGCCAAGGAGTGATCTTCATTTTCGCAGTGTTGCTACTGGCAGCGATGGTAGCGTGGCTACCATATGAGCCAAGCATCAATAAGGGCCTAGGACTGCTAGTGTTTGCTGCTATCTTGTGGCTCAGCCAAGCAATCCACATCACCACCACCGCGTTATTGGTGCCAGTTTTGGCGATTCTGATGGGGGTTACCGATACCACCGCAGCCTTAGCCAACTTCTCTAACCCGATTATCTTCTTATTCTTTGGAGGCTTTGCATTAGCCGCCGCTTTGCATGCGCAAGGTATTGATAAACGCATGGCGGCTAAGGTCGTCAACCTTTCCGGGGGTAAAACCCTAAATGCCTGTGTGCTGATGTTTGGCGTAACTGGGGTGTTGTCGATGTGGATAAGCAATACCGCAACTGCAGCCATTATGTTACCGCTTGCGTTGGGGATGCTAAGTCAGCTGGACCCTAAAGAGCATGCTCGCACCTATCTGTTTGTGTTATTGGGATGTGCTTACAGTGCCAATATTGGTGGAATCGGTACGCTAGTAGGCAGCCCACCCAACGCTATCGCCGCAGCTCAAGTTGGGCTCGACTTTGTTGGTTGGATGAAGTTTGGTTTGGTCGCGATGGTGTTGTTGTGGCCGCTGGTCATTAGTGCCATGTATTTCTTGATTCGGCCAGATCTCTCCACTCGATTTGAGTTTCGAGCGGACACGGCACCGATGTCATCCAGCGCCAAGCTCACCCTGTTGGTGTTTTTGGTTACCGTTTGCCTGTGGGTATTCTCCAAGCCATTAAACACTGCCCTAGGTGGCATTGCTAAGTTCGATACCATTGTGGCCTTGGCAGCGGCGGTGGCACTTGGGGTGTTACGCTTAGTTAGTTGGAAACAGATCGAGGGTCGAACCGATTGGGGGGTGTTGCTGTTATTCGGTGGGGGGCTGACTCTCTCTGGAGTGCTCAAGGGCACTGGAACCTCAGTGTTCTTGGCTAATCAACTGTTTGAGATATTCGGCAGCAGCCACATGGCGTTGCTGACATTGGTTATCATCCTGTTTGTGGTTATGTTGACTGAGTTTGCTAGTAATACCGCCAGTGCGGCGTTGTTGGTGCCAGTGTTTGCTTCTATCGCGGAAGTATTGGGGGTATCGCCGGTGATCTTGGCGGTATTGATTGGCATCTCAGCCTCTTGTGCGTTTATGCTGCCGGTGGCAACGCCGCCCAACGCCATCATGTATGGCTCTGGCTATATCGAGCAGAAACAGATGATGCGCATTGGCTTAGTGCTCAACCTGATCTGCGTAGTCGTACTGTACTTGCTCAGTCAGTTGTATTGGTAA